A DNA window from Halomicrobium mukohataei DSM 12286 contains the following coding sequences:
- a CDS encoding tryptophan--tRNA ligase yields the protein MSDPDRTRDEGSPDDHSAASGSDWRERSGTSVRTDGGTEAEGPDAVALDPWGSSTVSDYRKLFDQFGIESFDEVLPEVPEPHYLMRRGVIFGHRDYRPVARAMREGEPFAALSGFMPTGDPHIGHKLVFDEIIWHQERGGDAYGLIADLEAHSARGLTWEEIDEHARNYVLSLLALGFDPEDGELYRQSENRDVQDLAFELGAEANFSELQAIYDFDGETDVSHMQSVVTQMADILYPQLDGPKPTVIPVGPDQDPHMRLARDLAARMGYFGVTRAYASFEVDDAERELLGAAHEALQADRSADERVRCEAAADWIEAEIAPDDVRQRTVEKLRAAGKEPLRPRTRFLDRNATDEAFEALIEAVEGEKRVYDEHVDAFDMDREAATELAREIAIDHGGYGFRAPSSIYHRFMTGLTGGKMSSSIPASHISLLDDPEDGYDKVKSATTGGRSTAEEQREKGGKADECPVYELYAYLLAGDDDEFAKEVYDECVGGERLCGGCKEQAAELMESFLEDHQEKRAEWEAKLDELDIDLDSDRKR from the coding sequence ATGAGTGACCCAGATCGCACCCGCGACGAGGGATCGCCCGACGACCACAGCGCCGCGTCGGGTTCGGACTGGCGCGAGCGCTCGGGGACCTCCGTCCGAACGGACGGTGGAACGGAGGCAGAAGGCCCCGATGCTGTCGCTCTCGATCCGTGGGGCTCCTCGACGGTCTCGGACTACCGGAAGCTGTTCGACCAGTTCGGCATCGAGTCCTTCGACGAGGTCCTGCCCGAGGTCCCGGAGCCCCACTACCTGATGCGACGGGGCGTCATCTTCGGGCACCGCGACTACCGCCCCGTGGCTCGCGCGATGCGCGAGGGCGAGCCGTTCGCCGCGCTGTCGGGGTTCATGCCGACGGGCGACCCTCACATCGGTCACAAACTCGTCTTCGACGAGATCATCTGGCACCAGGAGCGGGGCGGCGACGCGTACGGACTGATCGCCGACCTGGAGGCCCACAGCGCCCGCGGCCTGACCTGGGAGGAGATCGACGAGCACGCGAGGAACTACGTTCTCTCGCTGCTGGCGCTGGGCTTCGATCCCGAGGACGGAGAGCTGTACCGCCAGTCCGAGAACCGCGACGTACAGGATCTCGCCTTCGAACTCGGTGCCGAGGCGAACTTCTCGGAGCTCCAGGCGATCTACGACTTCGACGGCGAGACCGACGTGAGTCACATGCAGTCGGTCGTCACCCAGATGGCCGACATCCTCTACCCGCAACTCGACGGGCCGAAGCCGACGGTGATCCCGGTCGGTCCCGACCAGGACCCACACATGCGACTCGCCCGCGACCTGGCGGCCCGGATGGGCTATTTCGGCGTCACTCGCGCGTACGCGAGCTTCGAGGTCGACGACGCCGAGCGGGAGCTGCTCGGTGCCGCCCACGAGGCCCTGCAGGCCGACCGTTCGGCCGACGAGCGCGTCCGCTGTGAAGCGGCCGCCGACTGGATCGAGGCCGAAATCGCGCCCGACGACGTGCGCCAGCGCACCGTCGAGAAGCTCCGCGCTGCGGGCAAGGAACCACTTCGCCCTCGGACTCGCTTCCTCGATCGCAACGCCACCGACGAGGCCTTCGAGGCGCTGATCGAGGCGGTCGAGGGCGAGAAGCGCGTCTACGACGAGCACGTCGACGCCTTCGACATGGACCGCGAGGCCGCCACGGAACTGGCCCGCGAGATCGCGATCGACCACGGCGGCTACGGCTTTCGCGCACCGTCGTCGATCTACCACCGCTTCATGACGGGGTTGACCGGCGGCAAGATGTCCTCCTCGATTCCCGCCTCACACATCTCGCTGCTGGACGACCCCGAAGACGGCTACGACAAGGTGAAGTCGGCGACGACCGGCGGCCGATCGACCGCCGAGGAACAGCGCGAGAAGGGCGGCAAGGCCGACGAGTGCCCGGTCTACGAGCTGTACGCCTACCTGCTCGCCGGTGACGACGACGAGTTCGCCAAGGAGGTCTACGACGAGTGCGTCGGGGGCGAACGGCTCTGTGGGGGCTGCAAGGAACAGGCCGCCGAACTGATGGAGTCGTTCCTCGAAGACCACCAGGAGAAACGCGCCGAGTGGGAAGCGAAACTCGACGAGCTCGACATCGACCTCGACAGCGATCGCAAGCGCTGA
- the endA gene encoding tRNA-intron lyase, whose protein sequence is MDATLSDGVVRAGKQAREQFYDSSGYGRPVDAGKLELAPVEAAHLLYRGDLDGVDGMGLRELLNSALLSEVDFFVYKDLRDRGFYCSPARSERVADPDGCDFVVYPRGKGPWDDAVAHRIRVVSERETVPAADLGACALAVVDEESEISYFETHRPDVTGTSRSSVPETDGDLLADRVVCWDPPAELYEAAFYGQPLDEQDAQAIQLSLVEAAYLAGTGTLHVEGDADAVIERGRAVEGDRFDRRLAVYERLREQGVAPKTGFKFGADFRTYADVESVADLGHSELLVRAFDAGHVFEPRDLALDVRLAHGVRKTMAYAFVGDEGIDWLAVERLTP, encoded by the coding sequence ATGGATGCGACGCTCTCCGATGGGGTCGTCCGGGCCGGCAAGCAGGCCCGCGAGCAGTTCTACGACTCCAGCGGGTACGGTCGGCCGGTCGACGCCGGGAAGCTCGAACTGGCACCCGTCGAGGCGGCACACCTGCTGTATCGCGGTGACCTCGACGGTGTCGACGGGATGGGACTTCGGGAGCTACTGAACTCCGCGTTGCTGTCGGAGGTCGACTTCTTCGTCTACAAGGACCTGCGCGACCGGGGGTTCTACTGCTCGCCGGCCCGCTCGGAGCGCGTCGCGGACCCCGACGGCTGTGACTTCGTCGTCTATCCACGGGGCAAGGGGCCGTGGGACGACGCCGTCGCCCACCGGATCCGGGTCGTCAGCGAGCGCGAGACGGTCCCGGCAGCCGATCTGGGGGCGTGTGCGCTGGCCGTCGTCGACGAGGAGAGCGAGATCAGCTACTTCGAGACCCACCGTCCGGACGTGACCGGGACGAGTCGGTCGTCCGTCCCCGAAACCGACGGCGATCTGCTCGCAGACAGGGTCGTCTGCTGGGACCCGCCCGCCGAACTGTACGAAGCGGCCTTCTACGGGCAACCGCTCGACGAGCAGGACGCACAGGCGATCCAGCTCTCGCTGGTCGAGGCCGCGTACCTCGCCGGGACGGGCACCCTCCACGTCGAGGGCGATGCCGACGCGGTGATCGAACGCGGTCGCGCCGTCGAGGGCGATCGGTTCGACCGCCGGCTCGCGGTGTACGAACGGCTTCGAGAGCAGGGTGTCGCGCCCAAAACGGGCTTCAAGTTCGGCGCTGACTTCCGGACCTACGCGGACGTCGAGAGCGTCGCGGACCTGGGCCACTCCGAACTGCTCGTGCGGGCGTTCGACGCCGGCCACGTCTTCGAGCCCCGAGATCTCGCACTGGACGTGCGCCTAGCCCACGGCGTGCGCAAGACGATGGCCTACGCGTTCGTCGGCGACGAGGGGATCGACTGGCTGGCCGTCGAGCGGCTGACGCCCTGA
- a CDS encoding topoisomerase DNA-binding C4 zinc finger domain-containing protein, with amino-acid sequence MHDDTRVLAGDCTTLFETTGAQTQRTREQRGEVLVVVKPDNTVLVHDADGYQPVAWLTRPDSVTIDGGTVVARDGDDLLRVVTHDEHGSASYPVSEAGIPVGDCPACAGTLVRSNGAVRCSNCAERYGLPADATITGGRCRDCRLPTIRTERGRAFELCLDRECESLDDRVIDAFDREWACPECDGDLRIVRKGGLFAGCEHHPDCEAAFAIPTGVVVDTCACGLPLFETAGGRRCLDATCSQAQVSEPATYSGP; translated from the coding sequence ATGCACGACGACACTCGCGTGCTGGCCGGCGACTGTACCACGCTGTTCGAGACGACCGGCGCACAGACACAGCGGACCCGCGAGCAACGCGGCGAGGTCCTCGTGGTGGTCAAACCCGACAACACCGTTCTCGTCCACGACGCCGACGGCTACCAGCCGGTCGCGTGGCTCACGCGGCCCGACAGCGTCACCATCGATGGCGGGACCGTGGTCGCCCGCGACGGCGACGACCTCCTGCGCGTGGTCACCCACGACGAGCACGGCAGTGCCAGCTACCCGGTCTCGGAGGCCGGTATCCCCGTCGGCGACTGCCCGGCGTGTGCGGGCACGCTGGTCCGGTCGAACGGCGCGGTCCGGTGCTCGAACTGTGCGGAGCGCTACGGCCTCCCCGCGGACGCGACGATCACCGGCGGTCGCTGCCGGGACTGTCGCCTCCCCACCATCCGCACCGAACGGGGCCGAGCGTTCGAACTGTGTCTGGACCGGGAGTGTGAATCGCTGGACGACCGCGTCATCGACGCCTTCGACCGCGAGTGGGCGTGTCCGGAGTGTGACGGCGACCTCCGCATCGTCCGGAAGGGCGGGCTGTTCGCCGGCTGCGAGCACCACCCCGACTGCGAGGCCGCCTTCGCCATCCCCACGGGTGTGGTCGTCGACACCTGTGCCTGCGGACTCCCGCTGTTCGAGACCGCCGGAGGTCGTCGCTGTCTCGACGCGACGTGCTCGCAGGCGCAGGTGAGCGAGCCGGCGACGTACTCCGGACCCTGA
- a CDS encoding HAD family hydrolase, with the protein MDAACFDMDGVLVNSEDYWIELEREEILPTAVPDQEVPVEEVTGIFYEEQYDVLDESYDLAVDYEAFVSLYEGAADEIYGDQVELTPGVRALLTELREAGVPVAMVTASPPEWYEIVLERFDLGELFDTVVSSADLDGPGKPEPTIYERAAAELGVDPATALAVEDSHHGTTAAHRAGMTVVSFGVGAAAGATENADLVAETPAEMAEIVRSRL; encoded by the coding sequence ATGGACGCCGCGTGTTTCGACATGGACGGAGTGCTGGTGAACTCGGAGGACTACTGGATCGAACTGGAGCGCGAGGAGATCCTGCCGACGGCGGTCCCCGACCAGGAGGTGCCGGTCGAGGAAGTGACCGGGATCTTCTACGAGGAGCAGTACGACGTGCTCGACGAGAGCTACGACCTGGCCGTCGACTACGAGGCGTTCGTCTCGCTGTACGAGGGAGCGGCCGACGAAATCTACGGCGACCAGGTCGAACTCACGCCCGGCGTGCGAGCGCTGCTGACGGAGCTGCGCGAGGCCGGCGTGCCCGTCGCCATGGTGACGGCCTCGCCGCCCGAGTGGTACGAGATCGTCCTCGAACGGTTCGACCTCGGGGAGCTGTTCGACACCGTCGTCAGCTCCGCGGACCTCGACGGCCCCGGGAAGCCCGAGCCGACGATCTACGAGCGCGCCGCCGCCGAGCTGGGCGTCGATCCAGCGACCGCGCTGGCCGTCGAGGACTCCCACCACGGGACGACCGCGGCCCACCGTGCGGGGATGACCGTCGTCAGCTTCGGCGTCGGTGCGGCCGCAGGTGCGACCGAGAACGCCGACCTCGTCGCCGAAACGCCCGCGGAGATGGCCGAGATCGTCCGATCTCGACTCTGA
- a CDS encoding DEAD/DEAH box helicase, which produces MSPSADGEPAVAVADVLPEFADAFPFEEFNRMQSETLPALLNRDDNVVVSAPTASGKTALAEIAICKTLQAGGTALFLAPLRALTNEKESEWERFEDLGYSVYVVTGERDLNPRRAERADVLVMTPEKADSATRKHDSRRYGFITDVDCCIIDEVHLLDSDRRGSVLEVTISRLRRLCDPRVVALSATMENVDDVAAWLDAPDATTFQFGDDYRPVPLNADVKTYSHGENAFADKYRRLYRALDLAEPHIREEGQALVFVSSRQDTVQAAKKARDEIVERDVPMGARGEYDFHTEAAELDNDTLRQSVLDGVGFHHAGLSREDKDRVEEWFKRGLIQLLFSTSTLAWGVNLPARCVVIRDTKLHDPLEGEVDMSPLDVLQMLGRAGRPGYDDMGYAWIVCDRADADKYRTLLREGKEIESRLADDLDAHLNAEIALGTLGDIEDVMDWLETTFYYRRAQRAPERYTAGTDLRERVSDTLGDLVADGFVEMDDLSVEGTPLGRLASKFYLRLATARRFKDCADRAATDPDGFDEDAILSTVAGATEFDSVSARSDEEDAVAAVIGSRGEELTAGQRKVLAILRSSMSGTTPSELQSDAWVIKQNALRMLAALRAFLDRFAGARGANLARRVEARVENGVSADAAGLTAIDGVGPGRARTLAAEGFRTPADVVDAGVAGLVAAGLSESVAERVRDNATDLPNVVVEWGEFPDQIAAGERELHEVTVRSVAGSARAGIRVTVNGHEMTTKPSYLGQATVPVAAFGGDADELTFAIEVTFPELPIPPVRESRTVSVER; this is translated from the coding sequence GTGTCACCGAGCGCCGACGGGGAGCCAGCCGTCGCGGTCGCGGACGTGCTCCCCGAGTTCGCCGACGCCTTTCCGTTCGAGGAGTTCAACCGGATGCAGTCGGAGACGCTCCCGGCGCTCCTGAATCGCGACGACAACGTCGTCGTCAGTGCGCCGACGGCGAGTGGCAAGACCGCGCTGGCCGAGATCGCGATCTGCAAGACCCTGCAGGCGGGCGGGACCGCGCTCTTTCTGGCCCCGCTGCGAGCGCTGACGAACGAGAAAGAGAGCGAGTGGGAGCGCTTCGAGGACCTGGGGTATTCCGTGTACGTCGTCACCGGCGAGCGCGACCTCAACCCCCGACGCGCCGAGCGGGCCGACGTGCTGGTGATGACCCCCGAGAAGGCCGATTCGGCCACCCGCAAGCACGACTCGCGGCGCTACGGCTTTATCACCGATGTCGACTGCTGTATCATCGACGAGGTCCACCTGCTGGACTCGGACCGACGTGGATCGGTACTCGAGGTGACTATCTCGCGGCTCCGTCGACTGTGTGATCCCCGCGTCGTCGCGCTGTCGGCGACGATGGAGAACGTCGACGACGTGGCGGCGTGGCTCGACGCGCCCGATGCGACCACGTTCCAGTTCGGCGACGACTACCGACCCGTTCCACTCAACGCGGACGTGAAGACCTACAGCCACGGCGAGAACGCCTTCGCCGACAAGTACCGGCGGCTCTACCGGGCGCTGGATCTGGCCGAGCCACACATTCGCGAGGAGGGCCAGGCCCTCGTGTTCGTCTCCTCTCGACAGGACACCGTCCAGGCCGCGAAGAAGGCCCGCGACGAGATCGTCGAGCGCGACGTGCCAATGGGGGCTCGCGGGGAGTACGATTTCCACACCGAAGCCGCCGAACTCGACAACGACACGCTCCGGCAGTCGGTGCTGGACGGCGTCGGCTTCCACCACGCCGGTCTCTCGCGCGAGGACAAGGACCGCGTCGAGGAGTGGTTCAAACGGGGGCTCATCCAGCTGCTGTTCTCGACCTCGACGCTCGCCTGGGGCGTGAACCTCCCGGCCCGCTGTGTCGTCATTCGAGACACGAAGCTCCACGACCCCCTGGAGGGCGAGGTCGACATGAGTCCGCTGGACGTGCTCCAGATGCTCGGGCGCGCGGGTCGGCCGGGGTACGACGACATGGGCTACGCCTGGATCGTCTGTGATCGGGCCGACGCCGACAAGTACCGCACTCTCCTGCGGGAGGGCAAGGAGATCGAGTCCAGACTCGCCGACGACCTCGACGCACACCTCAACGCCGAGATCGCGCTGGGGACGCTGGGCGACATCGAGGACGTGATGGACTGGCTCGAAACCACGTTCTACTACCGGCGCGCCCAGCGCGCTCCCGAGCGGTACACCGCCGGCACCGACCTCCGCGAGCGGGTCTCGGACACGCTCGGAGACCTCGTCGCCGACGGCTTCGTCGAGATGGACGACCTCTCGGTCGAGGGGACCCCGCTCGGTCGACTGGCCTCGAAGTTCTACCTCCGGCTGGCGACGGCCCGTCGGTTCAAGGACTGCGCCGACCGGGCGGCGACCGACCCGGACGGCTTCGACGAGGACGCGATCCTCTCGACGGTCGCCGGTGCGACGGAGTTCGACAGCGTCAGCGCCCGCAGCGACGAGGAAGACGCCGTCGCGGCGGTGATCGGCTCTCGCGGCGAGGAGCTGACCGCCGGCCAGCGGAAGGTGCTCGCGATCCTCCGCTCCTCGATGTCCGGAACGACGCCGTCAGAGCTCCAGAGCGACGCCTGGGTGATCAAGCAGAACGCGCTCCGCATGCTCGCCGCGCTGCGGGCCTTCCTCGACCGCTTTGCCGGCGCTCGCGGCGCGAACCTCGCACGCCGCGTCGAGGCGCGCGTCGAGAACGGCGTCAGCGCGGACGCGGCGGGCCTCACGGCGATCGACGGGGTCGGCCCCGGGCGGGCGCGCACGCTCGCCGCCGAGGGCTTTCGCACCCCTGCGGATGTCGTCGACGCTGGCGTCGCCGGACTCGTCGCGGCCGGGCTCTCCGAGAGCGTCGCCGAGCGCGTCCGCGACAACGCGACCGACCTGCCAAACGTCGTCGTCGAGTGGGGCGAGTTCCCGGACCAGATCGCGGCCGGGGAGCGCGAACTCCACGAGGTGACGGTCCGCTCGGTCGCCGGCAGCGCCCGCGCCGGCATCCGCGTGACTGTCAACGGCCACGAGATGACCACCAAACCGTCGTACCTCGGTCAGGCGACGGTCCCGGTCGCCGCGTTCGGCGGTGACGCCGACGAACTCACCTTCGCGATCGAGGTCACCTTCCCCGAGTTGCCGATCCCGCCGGTCAGGGAATCTCGGACCGTCAGTGTCGAACGATGA
- the lipA gene encoding lipoyl synthase yields MSRARKPDWLKSRPPSGRRFTEIKQSLRERDLHTVCEEANCPNMGECWSGEDGPGTATFMLMGDRCSRGCNFCDVETGGMEPLDPDEPENVADAVADIGLDYVVLTSVDRDDLPDQGAGHFAETIRAIKERDPSILVECLIPDFRGEERLVEQIIDAGPDVIAHNVETVQRLQWPVRDRRAGYEQSLSVLGQVDRESDIYTKTSLMLGVGEYAHEIYQTLSDLREVGVDVVTLGQYLQPSRSHLEVSEYVHPDAFDTWRRVAEEELGFAYCASGPMVRSSYRAGELFVEAVLAGNDPAIARRRARAEE; encoded by the coding sequence ATGAGTCGCGCCCGCAAGCCCGACTGGCTCAAGAGCCGGCCGCCGTCGGGACGGCGTTTCACGGAGATCAAACAGTCGTTGCGCGAGCGGGACCTCCACACGGTCTGTGAGGAGGCCAACTGTCCGAACATGGGCGAGTGCTGGAGTGGCGAGGACGGGCCGGGGACGGCGACGTTCATGCTGATGGGCGATCGCTGTTCGCGCGGGTGTAACTTCTGTGACGTGGAGACCGGCGGGATGGAGCCGCTCGATCCCGACGAGCCCGAAAACGTCGCCGACGCGGTCGCGGACATCGGGCTGGACTACGTCGTGCTCACGAGCGTCGACCGCGACGACCTGCCCGACCAGGGCGCGGGCCACTTCGCCGAGACGATCCGGGCGATCAAAGAGCGTGACCCGTCGATTCTCGTCGAGTGTCTGATTCCGGACTTCCGGGGCGAGGAGCGGCTCGTCGAGCAGATAATCGACGCCGGCCCGGACGTGATCGCTCACAACGTCGAGACCGTCCAGCGCCTCCAGTGGCCAGTGCGAGACCGCCGGGCCGGCTACGAGCAGTCGCTGTCGGTGCTCGGCCAGGTCGACCGGGAGTCGGACATCTACACGAAGACGAGCCTGATGCTCGGCGTCGGCGAGTACGCCCACGAGATCTACCAGACGCTCTCGGACCTGCGGGAAGTGGGGGTCGACGTGGTGACGCTGGGCCAGTACCTCCAGCCCTCCCGCTCGCACCTGGAGGTCTCGGAGTACGTCCACCCCGATGCCTTCGACACCTGGCGACGGGTCGCCGAGGAGGAACTGGGGTTTGCCTACTGCGCCTCGGGACCGATGGTCCGCTCGTCCTATCGCGCCGGTGAGCTGTTCGTCGAAGCGGTGCTCGCGGGCAACGACCCCGCGATCGCACGGCGGCGAGCACGGGCCGAGGAGTGA
- a CDS encoding zinc ribbon domain-containing protein, translating to MRVPPVRRDRRVVRTDGGEDRPESEQTDAATVETVLREANVLEPTADGTDLRLAEGFAEAWHERMDQMRGGDRALRWLAASEGLDADALDVTEADDRYVVAHGDETVGAWHSRAGFLAAIVAEPTIREWVDEARLARLPDAPREELAARLVMCLERCPTCDSALAFEDRRDGESGVALRCRGCGATVAVSSIA from the coding sequence ATGAGAGTGCCACCCGTTCGTCGTGACCGCCGCGTCGTCCGAACGGACGGCGGCGAGGACCGCCCGGAGTCCGAACAGACCGACGCCGCCACAGTCGAGACGGTCCTGCGCGAGGCGAACGTCCTCGAACCGACGGCCGACGGCACCGACCTCCGGCTCGCCGAAGGGTTCGCCGAGGCCTGGCACGAGCGGATGGACCAGATGCGCGGGGGCGACCGGGCGCTGCGCTGGCTGGCAGCCAGCGAGGGGCTCGACGCAGACGCCCTCGACGTGACCGAGGCGGACGATCGGTACGTCGTCGCGCACGGAGACGAAACGGTGGGCGCGTGGCACTCCAGAGCGGGGTTTCTCGCCGCGATCGTCGCCGAACCGACGATCAGAGAGTGGGTCGACGAGGCCCGACTGGCACGGCTCCCGGACGCGCCCCGCGAAGAGCTGGCAGCGCGACTCGTCATGTGTCTCGAACGGTGTCCGACGTGTGACTCGGCGCTCGCCTTCGAAGACCGCCGCGACGGCGAGAGCGGCGTCGCACTCCGGTGTCGCGGCTGTGGGGCGACAGTCGCGGTCAGTTCGATCGCGTGA